From the genome of Geobacter sp. SVR, one region includes:
- a CDS encoding proline--tRNA ligase: MFYSRYFIPTVKETPSDAEVISHQLMLRAGMIRKLAAGIYNYLPLGLRSIRKFEAIVREEMNRADAIEMLMPSVQPAELWQESGRWTFYGKELLRFKDRKDNDFCMGPTHEEVITDMVRREIKSYRQMPINFYQIQTKFRDEIRPRFGLMRGREFIMKDAYSFDVDSAAADGSYNKMFNAYHRIFERCGLNFRAVEADTGSIGGSSSHEFMVLADSGEDAIVSCDACRYAANVEKAEARPLQPTVGVELLSLEKKATPEMKTIVDVAAFLGMSTDKTIKTLVYASDAGEFVMAILRGDHELNEIKLKNSMGWDEIRMATEEEILQITGSPIGFLGPLGLKRPVPVLADLAVQSLANTVIGANEKDMHYINANPGRDFAPDRYIDLRNVQSGDACPRCENGKLEMWRGIEVGHVFKLGTKYSQALNATYLDADGKEQTIFMGCYGIGIGRTVAAAIEQNHDENGIIFPLPIAPFHCSVVAVNAKDAGVMAAAEEIYFKLEKLGIEVLFDDRDERPGVKFKDNDLIGIPLRLVVGSKGLAEGKIELKVRKTGEVLQLPIEAAIEQVRQLVADALGCGN, from the coding sequence ATGTTTTATTCCCGCTATTTTATCCCCACCGTCAAGGAAACTCCTTCCGACGCCGAAGTCATTTCGCATCAACTGATGCTGCGCGCCGGCATGATCCGCAAACTGGCCGCCGGCATCTACAATTATCTTCCGCTGGGGCTGCGTTCGATCCGCAAATTCGAGGCAATCGTGCGCGAGGAAATGAACAGGGCCGATGCCATCGAAATGCTGATGCCGAGCGTGCAGCCGGCCGAACTGTGGCAGGAGTCCGGGCGCTGGACGTTCTACGGCAAGGAGCTGCTCCGTTTCAAGGATCGCAAGGACAATGACTTTTGCATGGGGCCCACCCATGAAGAGGTCATTACCGATATGGTGCGGCGCGAGATCAAGAGCTACCGCCAGATGCCGATCAATTTCTACCAGATCCAGACCAAGTTCCGCGACGAGATCCGTCCCCGTTTCGGCCTGATGCGCGGCCGGGAATTCATCATGAAGGATGCCTATTCCTTTGATGTGGACAGCGCTGCGGCAGACGGTTCATACAACAAGATGTTCAACGCCTATCACCGCATTTTCGAACGCTGCGGCCTGAATTTCCGGGCAGTTGAAGCCGACACCGGCAGCATTGGCGGTTCTTCCTCCCATGAATTCATGGTGCTGGCCGATTCGGGCGAAGATGCCATCGTTTCCTGCGATGCCTGCCGCTATGCCGCCAATGTGGAGAAGGCCGAAGCGCGTCCGCTGCAGCCGACCGTCGGCGTGGAACTGCTGTCGCTGGAAAAGAAGGCCACTCCGGAGATGAAGACCATTGTCGATGTAGCGGCCTTCCTCGGTATGAGCACCGATAAGACCATCAAGACACTGGTGTACGCCTCGGATGCCGGCGAATTCGTCATGGCGATCCTGCGTGGCGATCACGAACTCAACGAGATCAAGCTGAAGAACAGCATGGGGTGGGATGAGATCCGCATGGCGACCGAGGAAGAGATCCTCCAAATTACCGGCTCGCCGATCGGATTCCTGGGGCCGCTGGGGCTGAAGCGGCCGGTGCCGGTACTGGCCGACCTGGCGGTGCAGTCTTTGGCCAATACGGTGATCGGCGCCAACGAGAAGGACATGCATTATATCAATGCCAACCCCGGCCGCGATTTCGCTCCGGATCGCTACATCGACCTTCGCAACGTCCAATCCGGCGACGCGTGCCCCCGCTGCGAGAACGGCAAGCTGGAAATGTGGCGCGGCATCGAGGTGGGGCATGTCTTCAAACTGGGGACAAAATACTCCCAGGCCCTGAATGCCACCTACCTAGATGCGGACGGCAAGGAGCAGACCATCTTCATGGGGTGCTACGGCATCGGCATCGGCCGCACCGTGGCTGCCGCAATCGAACAGAACCACGATGAGAACGGCATCATTTTTCCGCTGCCGATCGCACCGTTCCACTGTTCAGTGGTCGCGGTCAACGCCAAGGACGCCGGGGTCATGGCTGCCGCGGAAGAAATCTATTTCAAGCTCGAAAAACTGGGCATCGAAGTGTTGTTCGACGATCGCGACGAGCGCCCGGGAGTAAAATTCAAGGATAATGACCTGATCGGCATTCCGTTGCGGTTGGTTGTCGGCAGCAAGGGGCTGGCCGAAGGCAAGATCGAGCTTAAAGTGCGGAAAACCGGGGAAGTATTGCAGCTGCCGATCGAGGCGGCCATCGAGCAGGTACGGCAACTGGTGGCGGATGCCCTGGGTTGCGGGAACTGA
- the ispG gene encoding flavodoxin-dependent (E)-4-hydroxy-3-methylbut-2-enyl-diphosphate synthase, with product MRKTTRQIKVGNVLVGGGAPCSVQSMCSTDTRDVSATLNQITSLAGAGCEIVRCAVPDMDAALALSQVKQGSPIPVIADIHFDYKLALKVLEGGIDGLRLNPGNIGEHWKVAEVVKAAAERQVPIRIGVNAGSLEKELLQRYGHPTAEAMVESAMGHIRILEDLGYQEIKISLKASDVLKTVSAYRLLAERVDYPLHIGITEAGTIFSGTIKSSVGLGILLADGIGDTMRVSLTGEVLDEVRVGYEILKSLGLRQRGVNFVSCPTCGRCQINLIKVAEDVERRLQGVDKRITVAVMGCAVNGPGEAREADVGIAGGKGEGLLFRNGEIVRKVPEDKLAEALLEEIEKL from the coding sequence ATGAGAAAAACGACACGACAGATAAAAGTAGGCAATGTCCTGGTTGGCGGGGGAGCACCCTGCTCGGTGCAATCGATGTGTTCCACCGACACGCGCGACGTGTCCGCCACCTTGAACCAGATCACCTCTCTGGCCGGCGCCGGCTGTGAAATCGTGCGCTGCGCCGTTCCGGACATGGATGCCGCGCTGGCCTTGTCACAGGTCAAGCAGGGCAGCCCCATTCCGGTCATCGCCGACATCCATTTCGACTACAAGCTGGCCCTGAAAGTGCTGGAGGGGGGCATTGACGGTCTGCGCCTGAATCCCGGCAATATCGGAGAACACTGGAAAGTGGCCGAAGTGGTCAAGGCCGCTGCGGAACGCCAGGTACCGATCCGGATCGGCGTCAATGCCGGCTCACTGGAAAAGGAGCTGTTGCAGCGTTACGGCCATCCCACGGCCGAAGCCATGGTTGAATCGGCCATGGGACATATCCGCATCCTGGAAGACCTTGGCTACCAGGAGATCAAGATCTCCCTCAAAGCCTCGGATGTACTCAAGACCGTTTCGGCCTACCGGCTGCTGGCGGAACGGGTCGACTATCCCCTGCACATCGGCATTACCGAGGCTGGCACGATCTTTTCCGGCACGATCAAGTCCTCGGTCGGCCTGGGTATCCTGCTGGCCGACGGTATCGGCGACACCATGCGGGTCTCCCTGACCGGCGAGGTGCTGGACGAGGTCAGGGTAGGGTACGAAATCCTGAAAAGCCTGGGGCTGCGCCAGCGCGGCGTCAATTTCGTTTCCTGCCCCACCTGCGGCAGGTGCCAGATCAACCTGATCAAGGTGGCGGAAGATGTGGAGCGCCGCCTGCAGGGTGTCGACAAACGGATCACGGTTGCAGTCATGGGCTGTGCGGTCAATGGTCCCGGCGAGGCCCGCGAGGCCGATGTTGGTATTGCCGGCGGAAAAGGGGAGGGGCTCCTGTTCCGCAACGGCGAGATCGTCCGCAAGGTGCCGGAAGACAAGCTGGCTGAGGCACTCCTGGAGGAGATAGAAAAGCTCTAG
- the glyA gene encoding serine hydroxymethyltransferase, with protein MSILSQFDPEVAASIRLETERQEYNLELIASENFVSEVVLEAQGSVLTNKYAEGYPGKRYYGGCHQVDVVETLAIERAKQLFGAEHANVQPHSGSQANMAVYFAACKPGDTILGMNLSHGGHLTHGSPVNFSGRFFNIVPYGVSAETQTIDYAEVERLALEHKPRMIVVGASAYPRIIDFAAFRTIADKVGAVVMVDMAHIAGLVAAGLHPSPVPYAEFVTTTTHKTLRGPRGGMILCREEFAKAVNSQIFPGIQGGPLMHVIAAKAVAFKEALQPEFKVYQQQIVKNAKALSEALMQRGFKLTSGGTDNHLMLIDFSGTEITGKAAEEALDKAGITVNKNTVPFETRSPFVTSGIRIGTPAATSHGLKETEMDLVAGFIADAVANIGNDDKLVEIKGKVNELMKRFPLYAHRLA; from the coding sequence ATGTCGATTCTTTCACAGTTTGATCCGGAAGTCGCCGCCTCCATACGCCTGGAGACCGAACGCCAGGAATACAATCTTGAACTGATCGCCTCCGAGAACTTCGTGTCGGAAGTGGTACTCGAGGCCCAGGGGTCGGTGCTGACCAACAAGTATGCCGAAGGCTATCCCGGCAAGCGCTATTACGGCGGCTGCCATCAGGTCGATGTTGTCGAAACCCTTGCCATTGAGCGGGCCAAGCAGCTCTTCGGCGCCGAGCATGCCAACGTGCAGCCCCATTCCGGCTCCCAGGCCAACATGGCGGTCTATTTCGCCGCCTGCAAGCCGGGTGACACGATCCTGGGAATGAATCTTTCCCATGGAGGGCACCTCACCCATGGCAGCCCGGTCAACTTCTCCGGCCGCTTCTTCAACATCGTGCCATACGGTGTCTCCGCTGAAACCCAGACCATCGACTACGCCGAGGTTGAGCGCCTTGCCCTGGAACACAAGCCTCGCATGATCGTGGTCGGCGCCAGCGCCTATCCGCGCATCATCGACTTCGCCGCCTTCCGTACCATTGCCGACAAGGTAGGCGCCGTGGTTATGGTCGACATGGCCCATATCGCCGGACTGGTGGCAGCCGGCCTGCACCCCAGCCCGGTGCCGTACGCCGAATTCGTTACCACCACCACCCACAAAACCCTGCGCGGCCCGCGCGGCGGTATGATCCTCTGCCGTGAAGAATTCGCCAAGGCCGTCAATTCGCAGATCTTCCCCGGTATTCAGGGTGGACCGCTGATGCATGTCATCGCGGCCAAGGCGGTTGCCTTCAAGGAGGCGCTGCAGCCCGAATTCAAGGTCTACCAGCAGCAGATCGTCAAGAATGCCAAGGCCCTTTCCGAAGCTCTGATGCAGCGTGGCTTCAAGCTCACCAGCGGAGGCACCGACAATCACCTGATGCTGATCGACTTCTCCGGCACGGAGATTACCGGCAAGGCAGCCGAAGAGGCTCTGGACAAGGCTGGCATCACGGTCAACAAAAATACCGTGCCCTTCGAGACCCGTTCTCCGTTCGTGACCTCCGGCATCCGCATCGGCACCCCGGCTGCCACCTCCCACGGCCTCAAGGAAACCGAGATGGATCTGGTGGCTGGATTCATTGCCGATGCAGTTGCCAATATCGGTAATGACGATAAACTGGTCGAGATCAAGGGTAAAGTGAACGAGTTGATGAAACGCTTCCCGCTCTACGCCCACCGGCTCGCCTGA
- the rpiB gene encoding ribose 5-phosphate isomerase B: MLVIGSDHGGLNLKAALKEYLAQRKVEVADAGTQTNDSVDYPEFGLKVAEMVVSGSAERGILVCGTGIGMSIAANKVPGIRAALVTDPFMARMAKEHNNANILVLGGRVLTEQQACELVGAWLDASFEGGRHQGRLDLISDIEKKYSK; this comes from the coding sequence ATGCTTGTCATCGGCAGCGATCACGGCGGCCTGAACCTCAAGGCAGCGTTGAAAGAATACCTCGCGCAACGGAAAGTTGAAGTGGCTGACGCGGGCACCCAGACTAACGACTCGGTCGATTATCCCGAGTTCGGCCTCAAGGTGGCCGAGATGGTGGTCAGCGGTTCTGCCGAGCGCGGCATTCTCGTCTGTGGAACCGGAATCGGCATGTCCATTGCCGCCAACAAGGTGCCCGGCATCAGGGCGGCACTGGTGACCGATCCCTTCATGGCACGTATGGCAAAGGAGCATAACAACGCCAATATCCTGGTGCTGGGTGGCCGTGTACTGACCGAACAGCAAGCCTGTGAACTGGTCGGCGCCTGGCTGGACGCCTCCTTTGAAGGGGGACGCCATCAGGGACGTCTCGACCTGATCTCGGATATCGAGAAAAAGTATTCAAAATAA
- the fabF gene encoding beta-ketoacyl-ACP synthase II, giving the protein MRRVVVTGVGAVSPLGTGNAANWDALISGTSGIGTITRFDATEMPVRIAGEVKGFNPEDFIDKKEIKKMDLFIQYALGAAHFAMADSGLVIDENNAERVGVLVGAGLGGLPAIEKYHQALQEGGYKKISPFFIPMLIINLAPGHISIKYGAKGPNVSSVSACATATHSIGDAYHIIKRGDADAMIAGGTESTVTPLGIGGFSVMKALSDRNDDPAAASRPFDKNRDGFVMGEGAGILVLEEYEAAKARGAKIYGEIVGYGLTGDAYHLTAPAPGGEGAARCMKMALKNAGVNPELVSYVNAHGTSTPLGDMYETQAIKTVFGDHAKNMLVSSTKSMTGHLLGAAGGVEAVFTLMAMDKGIVPPTINYSEPDPECDLDYVPNTAREAKIEYAMSNNFGFGGTNATLLFRKI; this is encoded by the coding sequence ATGAGAAGAGTCGTAGTTACTGGCGTCGGCGCAGTGTCGCCGCTTGGAACAGGAAACGCTGCCAACTGGGATGCACTGATCAGCGGCACCTCCGGTATCGGCACAATCACCCGTTTCGACGCGACCGAAATGCCGGTCAGGATAGCCGGCGAAGTCAAAGGCTTTAATCCCGAAGACTTCATCGACAAAAAAGAGATCAAGAAAATGGATCTCTTCATCCAATATGCTCTCGGTGCCGCGCATTTTGCCATGGCCGATTCCGGTCTCGTCATTGACGAGAACAACGCGGAACGCGTCGGCGTTTTGGTCGGTGCCGGTCTGGGCGGTCTTCCGGCCATCGAGAAATATCACCAGGCGCTGCAGGAGGGTGGCTACAAGAAGATCTCGCCGTTCTTCATCCCGATGCTGATCATCAACCTTGCGCCGGGGCACATCTCCATCAAATACGGTGCCAAGGGTCCCAACGTTTCATCGGTTTCGGCCTGTGCAACAGCAACTCACTCCATCGGCGACGCCTATCACATCATCAAGCGGGGCGATGCCGACGCCATGATCGCCGGCGGCACCGAATCGACCGTGACGCCGCTCGGCATCGGCGGATTTTCCGTCATGAAGGCGCTCTCGGACCGCAATGACGATCCCGCAGCAGCTTCCCGTCCGTTCGACAAAAATCGGGATGGTTTTGTCATGGGGGAGGGGGCCGGTATCCTCGTGCTTGAGGAATACGAAGCTGCCAAGGCACGCGGTGCCAAGATCTACGGCGAGATAGTAGGATATGGCCTGACCGGCGATGCCTACCATCTGACTGCTCCGGCCCCGGGTGGCGAAGGGGCTGCCCGCTGCATGAAGATGGCCCTCAAGAACGCCGGAGTCAATCCTGAACTGGTCTCCTACGTCAACGCCCACGGCACATCCACTCCGCTGGGGGATATGTACGAAACGCAGGCAATCAAGACCGTGTTCGGCGACCATGCCAAAAACATGCTGGTTTCATCGACCAAGTCCATGACCGGCCATTTGCTGGGTGCCGCCGGTGGTGTGGAAGCGGTCTTCACCCTGATGGCCATGGATAAGGGTATCGTGCCGCCGACCATCAACTACAGCGAACCCGATCCCGAATGCGATCTCGATTACGTGCCCAATACGGCCCGCGAAGCAAAGATCGAATATGCCATGAGCAACAACTTCGGCTTCGGCGGTACCAACGCCACCCTGTTGTTCAGGAAGATTTAA
- the acpP gene encoding acyl carrier protein, translated as MSDIAKRVKEIVAEQLGVEESLVVPEASFMDDLGADSLDTVELVMALEEEFDIEIPDEDAEKIQSVNDAIEYITEHS; from the coding sequence ATGTCTGACATTGCAAAACGCGTTAAGGAAATTGTAGCCGAGCAGCTGGGTGTGGAAGAATCTCTGGTCGTACCCGAGGCCTCCTTTATGGACGATCTGGGCGCCGACTCTCTGGATACCGTCGAACTGGTAATGGCCCTTGAAGAAGAATTCGACATTGAGATTCCGGATGAGGATGCCGAAAAGATCCAGTCGGTAAACGACGCCATCGAATACATCACCGAGCACAGCTGA
- the fabG gene encoding 3-oxoacyl-ACP reductase FabG: MMLKERVALVTGASRGIGQAVALKLAAEGAFVIATATSESGAAGTVEAIIAQGGAGRAEKLDVASAAEVEALFKKIVTDFGRIDILVNNAGITRDGLLMRMKEEDWDAVLDTNLKGAFLCTREASKVMTKARYGRIVNISSVVGEMGNPGQVNYCASKAGMFGMTKSAARELAKRNVTVNAVAPGFIETDMTAELPEKVRESLLQQIPLERFGATEDIANAVFYLVSPLSSYVTGQILSVNGGMYM; this comes from the coding sequence ATGATGCTCAAGGAAAGAGTTGCGCTCGTTACCGGCGCCTCACGCGGCATCGGCCAAGCCGTTGCGCTGAAACTGGCTGCCGAGGGAGCCTTCGTCATTGCCACCGCCACCTCGGAAAGCGGGGCAGCAGGCACGGTGGAGGCGATTATCGCCCAAGGTGGTGCAGGCAGGGCCGAAAAGCTCGATGTGGCTTCCGCAGCGGAGGTTGAAGCGCTTTTCAAGAAGATCGTCACTGATTTCGGCCGGATCGACATCCTGGTCAACAATGCCGGGATCACCAGGGACGGTCTGCTGATGCGCATGAAGGAAGAAGACTGGGATGCCGTACTCGATACGAATCTCAAGGGTGCCTTTCTCTGTACCCGTGAGGCATCCAAGGTCATGACCAAGGCCCGCTACGGCCGGATCGTCAACATCAGCTCCGTGGTCGGAGAGATGGGCAATCCGGGCCAGGTCAACTACTGCGCCAGCAAGGCCGGCATGTTCGGCATGACCAAGTCCGCCGCACGTGAACTGGCCAAGCGCAATGTCACGGTCAATGCCGTGGCCCCCGGCTTCATCGAAACCGACATGACGGCGGAACTGCCGGAAAAGGTGCGCGAATCGCTTCTGCAGCAGATCCCGCTTGAGCGATTCGGCGCAACCGAGGACATCGCCAATGCGGTGTTCTACCTGGTTTCACCGCTGTCTTCCTATGTGACCGGACAGATACTTTCGGTCAACGGTGGAATGTACATGTAA
- the fabD gene encoding ACP S-malonyltransferase has product MSTAFIFPGQGSQYPGMGKELADAFPAARQIFEEADDALGLKLSAICFGGSEEELKLTANTQPAILTTSIAVLKVVEQETGLKAACLAGHSLGEYSALVCSGALAFADAVRTVRARGTFMQEAVPVGTGTMAAMLSIEQDVLEDICREAAQGEVVSPANFNSPGQIVIAGHTSAVNRAIEIAKARGFRKAMLLPVSAPFHCALMQPAADRLAGVLDSITVSDMKLPVIANATATANADTTQVRPLLVTQVCAPVRWEQSVVAMAAAGITSFVEIGPGKVLGGLVKRITKDVSISNIEDIAGIKAAEGRA; this is encoded by the coding sequence ATGAGCACAGCATTTATTTTCCCCGGGCAGGGGTCCCAATACCCCGGCATGGGCAAGGAACTCGCCGACGCCTTCCCGGCAGCCCGCCAGATCTTCGAGGAAGCCGACGACGCACTCGGGCTGAAACTTTCCGCCATCTGCTTTGGCGGCAGCGAGGAAGAGCTGAAGCTGACCGCCAATACCCAGCCCGCCATCCTGACAACCAGCATTGCCGTCCTCAAGGTTGTGGAACAGGAAACCGGCCTGAAAGCTGCCTGTCTTGCCGGGCATTCCCTGGGCGAATATTCCGCGCTGGTCTGCTCCGGCGCACTGGCCTTTGCCGATGCAGTCCGTACGGTTCGGGCGCGCGGCACCTTTATGCAGGAAGCGGTGCCGGTCGGCACCGGCACCATGGCAGCCATGCTAAGCATCGAGCAGGATGTGCTAGAAGATATCTGCCGGGAAGCGGCACAGGGAGAGGTCGTCTCCCCCGCCAACTTCAATTCTCCGGGACAGATTGTCATTGCCGGCCATACCAGTGCGGTCAATCGGGCCATTGAAATCGCCAAGGCACGCGGCTTCAGGAAGGCCATGCTGCTGCCGGTCAGCGCCCCCTTCCACTGCGCCCTGATGCAGCCTGCTGCCGACCGCCTGGCCGGCGTGCTCGACAGCATTACGGTCAGCGACATGAAACTGCCGGTAATCGCCAATGCCACTGCAACAGCCAATGCGGACACAACGCAAGTGCGGCCGCTGCTGGTGACCCAGGTTTGCGCTCCGGTGCGCTGGGAACAGTCGGTCGTTGCCATGGCTGCCGCAGGCATCACCTCGTTTGTCGAGATCGGCCCGGGCAAGGTATTGGGCGGCCTGGTGAAACGCATCACCAAGGACGTTTCCATTTCCAACATCGAAGATATCGCAGGCATCAAGGCAGCGGAGGGGAGGGCATGA
- a CDS encoding beta-ketoacyl-ACP synthase III, giving the protein MPRARIIGTGSALPERILTNHDLERTLDTNDEWITTRTGIKQRRIAAEGQFTSTFAVEASRRALAMAGVDAAELDLIVLGTVTPDFPFPATACIVQHEIGAVRAAAFDLSAACSGFVYGLSIADKYIRMGMARKALVIGAEVLSRVVDWTDRNTCILFGDGAGAAIVAANTDDDNGILSTHIFSNGSFWNTLYQPGCGSRNPAGNDRTIEDRLFFIKMDGNDVFKHAVRGMDEAASAALAANGMSAADISLFIPHQANRRIIDATSKRLGLSEDKVFVNLHNYGNTSAASIPIALDEANRANRIKKGDLVLLDAFGGGFTYGSALMRW; this is encoded by the coding sequence ATGCCACGTGCACGGATCATCGGCACCGGTTCGGCACTGCCCGAACGGATCCTCACCAACCACGATCTCGAACGGACGCTCGATACCAACGACGAGTGGATCACTACCCGGACCGGCATAAAGCAGCGCCGCATTGCTGCCGAAGGGCAATTTACCTCGACCTTCGCCGTTGAGGCCTCACGGCGTGCCCTAGCCATGGCAGGTGTCGATGCCGCAGAGCTCGACCTGATCGTACTGGGTACCGTTACCCCCGATTTCCCCTTTCCAGCCACTGCCTGCATTGTTCAGCACGAAATCGGCGCTGTCAGGGCCGCTGCCTTTGACCTTTCCGCAGCCTGTTCCGGCTTTGTCTACGGCCTCTCCATTGCTGACAAGTACATCCGCATGGGCATGGCCCGGAAAGCGCTGGTGATCGGCGCCGAAGTGCTGTCCCGCGTTGTCGACTGGACCGACCGCAATACCTGCATTCTGTTCGGAGACGGGGCCGGCGCTGCGATTGTCGCGGCCAACACGGACGATGACAACGGCATCCTGTCGACCCACATTTTCAGCAACGGCTCGTTCTGGAACACGCTCTATCAGCCGGGATGCGGGAGCAGGAACCCGGCCGGCAACGACCGTACCATCGAGGATCGTCTGTTCTTCATCAAAATGGACGGGAATGACGTGTTCAAGCACGCTGTCCGCGGCATGGACGAAGCGGCCAGTGCCGCCCTGGCCGCGAACGGCATGTCTGCCGCCGATATTTCCCTGTTCATTCCCCATCAAGCCAATCGCCGGATCATCGATGCCACCAGCAAACGCCTGGGATTGTCCGAGGACAAGGTATTCGTGAATCTGCACAACTACGGCAATACGTCTGCCGCGTCCATTCCGATCGCCCTGGACGAAGCCAATCGCGCCAATCGCATCAAGAAGGGGGACCTTGTCCTGCTGGATGCCTTTGGCGGCGGCTTCACCTACGGTTCGGCCCTGATGCGGTGGTAA
- the plsX gene encoding phosphate acyltransferase PlsX, protein MRVAVDAMGGDNAPAVEVGGAVAACREFGIPVTLVGDRSRLEQELSRHAADKLDIDIFHASEVIGMHDSASDAVRKKKNSSVRVAFDLVKEGKACAAVSAGNSGATMAAGMFVLKRIQGIERPAIAQIFPTLKGQTLVLDVGGNVDCKPLHLVQFAIMGEVYARYAMGIANPSVGLLSNGEEDSKGNELTRETNAILRNTSLNYAGYVEGRDIFKGSVEVVVCDGFVGNVVLKSSEGLADAAGHMLKQEILKSWVSKLGYLFVRGAFNRFKKIVDYAEYGGAPLLGINGVGMICHGGSNVKAIKNAVRFAHEYARSGVTEHVAEKLTENIAVSGQRDHLNSQAAV, encoded by the coding sequence ATGAGAGTTGCTGTCGACGCTATGGGCGGCGACAATGCCCCGGCCGTAGAGGTCGGTGGCGCTGTCGCGGCCTGTCGTGAATTCGGCATTCCCGTAACACTGGTGGGGGACCGGTCGCGGCTCGAGCAGGAGCTGTCCCGGCACGCTGCGGACAAGCTCGACATCGATATCTTTCATGCCAGCGAAGTGATCGGCATGCACGATTCGGCGTCGGACGCGGTGCGCAAGAAAAAGAACTCCTCCGTGCGTGTGGCCTTTGACCTGGTCAAGGAGGGCAAGGCCTGCGCCGCTGTCAGCGCCGGCAACTCCGGCGCCACCATGGCAGCAGGAATGTTCGTGCTCAAGCGCATCCAGGGCATCGAGCGGCCCGCCATCGCGCAGATTTTTCCCACCCTCAAGGGACAGACACTGGTGCTCGATGTCGGCGGCAATGTCGATTGCAAGCCGCTGCACCTGGTCCAGTTCGCCATCATGGGCGAGGTCTATGCCCGGTATGCCATGGGAATCGCCAATCCTTCGGTGGGGCTGCTCTCCAACGGCGAGGAGGATTCCAAGGGCAATGAACTGACCCGGGAAACCAATGCCATTCTGCGTAATACCTCACTGAATTACGCCGGGTATGTGGAAGGGCGCGACATCTTCAAGGGCTCGGTGGAGGTGGTGGTCTGCGACGGCTTTGTGGGGAACGTTGTCCTCAAGTCCTCGGAAGGTCTGGCCGATGCCGCTGGCCACATGCTGAAGCAGGAAATCCTCAAAAGCTGGGTTTCCAAGCTGGGATACCTTTTTGTGCGCGGTGCCTTCAACCGTTTCAAAAAGATCGTCGACTATGCCGAATATGGCGGAGCGCCGCTGCTGGGGATCAACGGTGTCGGCATGATCTGTCATGGCGGCTCCAATGTGAAAGCCATCAAGAATGCCGTCCGTTTTGCGCATGAATATGCCCGGAGCGGCGTGACCGAGCATGTTGCGGAAAAACTCACCGAAAACATCGCTGTTTCGGGGCAACGCGACCATCTCAACTCGCAGGCGGCTGTATAA
- the rpmF gene encoding 50S ribosomal protein L32 — protein MAVPKKKTSKSRKNMRRAHDFLTAQSVSVCPQCKSPKLPHRVCPSCGTYKGKTVLDLSQAQ, from the coding sequence ATGGCGGTACCCAAGAAAAAGACCTCCAAGTCACGCAAGAACATGAGAAGAGCACACGACTTCCTGACAGCCCAGTCAGTTTCGGTCTGCCCCCAGTGCAAGTCCCCCAAGCTGCCGCACCGCGTCTGCCCGAGCTGTGGCACCTATAAGGGTAAAACCGTTCTCGATCTCTCCCAAGCTCAATAA
- a CDS encoding DUF177 domain-containing protein, with translation MKIVVDHIKEKPLVLKNEDDIQAFPVLDRLQSDGDCTFTGPVRSDITVSREYDHIRIAGRVSAPIRLTCSRCLEAYDSAVDSNFSIFFRKGTPEEVPVEDEVELNEQDLISGTYSGDEIDLTHEIEEQVAMEIPLKPLCSENCKGLCSTCGTDLNRGSCTCSREQINFKFSALKDFKVSR, from the coding sequence ATGAAGATAGTTGTCGATCATATCAAGGAAAAACCGCTTGTCCTCAAAAACGAGGATGATATCCAGGCATTTCCCGTGCTTGACAGGCTGCAGTCTGATGGTGACTGTACCTTCACCGGCCCGGTGCGCTCCGATATCACGGTAAGCCGGGAATATGACCATATCCGGATCGCGGGCCGGGTTTCCGCCCCGATCAGACTGACCTGCTCGCGGTGTCTTGAAGCGTACGATTCTGCCGTTGACTCGAATTTCTCGATCTTCTTCCGCAAGGGAACTCCCGAAGAAGTTCCAGTCGAGGATGAGGTCGAGCTCAACGAACAGGACCTGATCTCCGGAACCTACAGCGGCGATGAAATCGACCTGACCCATGAAATCGAGGAGCAGGTCGCCATGGAGATTCCTCTCAAGCCGTTGTGCAGCGAGAATTGCAAAGGGTTATGCTCAACCTGCGGGACCGATCTCAATCGCGGCAGTTGCACCTGCTCCCGCGAACAGATAAATTTCAAATTCAGCGCGCTCAAAGATTTCAAAGTATCCCGGTAA